A DNA window from Aquarana catesbeiana isolate 2022-GZ linkage group LG01, ASM4218655v1, whole genome shotgun sequence contains the following coding sequences:
- the LOC141148656 gene encoding uncharacterized protein, with protein sequence MRGQPGPCLVPGNAPAARRLARARKPPPIILWTIGIITCLFFMGSAALIAVGYLNPYGTVGLSILGVGAVVYFGGIIFLVLSCLWVERKYPGMQPLSFKILSRKPQRPIPTAFVNPNVSGQIAQTVPPYRIHNETPSNETSSDIEAITENIPSGPSDLTQNNNDKQNGNDLPEEVSSLDHDNPSTTQQSLQDEGSEDIIKDHKPEDITTTETGNQDASTITSEKDTIEYKSNAQNDNKTKNTTDQNENISQNNQKENHLAKTSNAQNRGKAQQKTHQLELPVEDYPISENSTSATSNNKESGPKTQGTQPKDITQQSRKSQEINLSNTAAVPSISTSQEERTTMHPQKDTHKDDVPSLSSSREQQSTQKQSLPVQQTQQNTLRTVATETDRLFKRDQNAKDISQRDNLQKQPAVRVRKPIKEPQSQDIQDTSQEKTMGITLTDNALLNEGRKPILHIKKDTVLQSPKLDNKSEVLTKTSGNERKRVQFQEYHVQSVQNIVKENPKVSSGDDGKDALPYRNDGRHHKHQHKSLTNDVSASTQHFSQKLDLQGGLPGFTKKMETPQKPKKVQSPERTKNDSSDRARIPDSPAGASKMKSPERARKPESPARTSKMESPERARKPESPARASKMESPERARKPESPARASKMESPERARKPESPARANKMESPERVRKPESPGRARKQESPERARKPESPERRRQLRTDHKLSHSPPNTRKMASSSSPTRHHQNISPKAQRNKDNSIVMINLSSSKEELYRRRNYHSSQSSQSSDLPSSTSSSPPRHHNRSPDLSPKHQFHASENADFYSSIRKEKRPDKHSQQSSPSSYSSDAPSSTSSSPQSHCQKDAEISNKAQRQNDKQTVNSGFPSNTKKDDLNKRLSQQSSQSNEVTFSPPMSPTKRLQHKLERADLTNFSRSPHTTDPSIQTSGSKTEYRQQTKHQHQDKPRTSSHSREFSPTAARTSPISNKRFPANPREDQT encoded by the coding sequence ATGAGAGGACAGCCGGGACCCTGTTTGGTCCCTGGAAATGCTCCAGCAGCAAGAAGACTTGCCAGAGCAAGGAAGCCTCCACCTATAATCCTGTGGACTATTGGCATCATCACCTGTCTTTTCTTCATGGGGTCAGCAGCCTTGATTGCAGTAGGCTACTTAAATCCATATGGGACAGTCGGGCTGTCTATATTAGGAGTTGGAGCAGTTGTGTACTTTGGAGGCATAATATTTTTGGTGCTTTCTTGTTTGTGGGTTGAGAGGAAATACCCTGGAATGCAGCCTCTCTCATTCAAAATTCTCTCCAGGAAACCACAAAGACCAATACCTACTGCTTTTGTTAATCCAAATGTTAGTGGACAGATTGCTCAAACAGTACCACCCTATAGGATACACAATGAAACACCTTCTAACGAAACAAGCAGTGATATAGAGGCGATAACAGAAAACATTCCCTCTGGGCCAAGTGATCTAACACAGAACAACAATGATAAGCAAAATGGAAATGATCTGCCTGAGGAAGTGTCCTCACTGGACCATGACAATCCATCAACTACGCAGCAATCACTGCAGGATGAAGGGTCTGAGGATATCATTAAAGATCATAAGCCTGAAGATATAACTACTACTGAAACAGGCAATCAGGATGCAAGCACCATAACATCTGAAAAGGATACCATTGAGTACAAATCAAATGCTCAAAatgacaataaaacaaaaaataccactGACCAGAATGAAAACATTTCTCAAAACAATCAGAAAGAAAACCATTTGGCAAAAACTTCCAATGCACAGAACAGAGGAAAGGCACAGCAAAAAACTCACCAACTGGAGTTGCCAGTGGAAGATTATCCTATTTCAGAGAATTCTACCTCTGCTACCAGCAACAATAAAGAGTCTGGACCCAAAACTCAAGGAACCCAACCTAAGGATATAACACAACAAAGCAGAAAATCACAGGAAATCAATCTCTCAAATACTGCCGCTGTGCCATCCATTTCCACTTCTCAAGAAGAAAGAACTACAATGCACCCACAGAAAGATACACACAAGGATGATGTGCCTAGTTTATCTAGTTCTAGAGAACAACAAAGTACACAAAAACAATCACTACCTGTTCAACAAACTCAACAGAACACTTTACGAACAGTGGCTACAGAGACAGACAGGTTATTTAAAAGAGATCAAAATGCTAAAGATATCTCTCAAAGAGACAATTTACAGAAACAGCCCGCAGTTCGTGTAAGAAAGCCAATTAAAGAACCACAAAGTCAAGATATACAGGACACTTCACAAGAAAAGACAATGGGCATAACACTTACAGATAATGCCTTGCTTAATGAGGGTAGGAAACCCATATTACACATAAAAAAGGACACTGTACTACAATCCCCAAAATTAGATAACAAATCAGAGGTGTTAACAAAAACTTCTGGTAATGAAAGAAAAAGAGTGCAGTTTCAGGAATATCATGTTCAAAGTGTTCAGAACATTGTTAAAGAGAATCCAAAAGTGTCTTCTGGTGATGATGGAAAGGATGCATTACCGTATAGGAATGATGGAAGACATCATAAGCATCAACATAAATCATTGACAAATGATGTTTCAGCATCAACCCAACATTTTTCTCAAAAACTTGATTTGCAAGGTGGCTTACCTGGGTtcacaaaaaaaatggaaacaccACAAAAGCCAAAAAAGGTGCAATCGCCAgaaaggacaaaaaatgattcatctGATAGGGCAAGGATACCTGACTCACCTGCAGGGGCAAGTAAAATGAAGTCACCGGAAAGAGCAAGGAAACCTGAATCACCTGCAAGGACAAGTAAAATGGAGTCACCCGAAAGAGCAAGGAAACCTGAATCACCTGCAAGGGCAAGTAAAATGGAATCACCCGAAAGAGCAAGGAAACCTGAATCACCTGCAAGGGCAAGTAAAATGGAGTCACCCGAAAGAGCAAGGAAACCTGAATCACCTGCAAGGGCAAATAAAATGGAGTCACCCGAAAGAGTAAGGAAACCTGAATCACCTGGAAGAGCAAGGAAACAGGAATCACCAGAAAGAGCAAGGAAACCAGAGTCACCAGAAAGGAGACGGCAACTCAGAACTGACCACAAACTTTCACATTCTCCTCCTAATACCAGGAAAATGGCATCATCCTCTTCACCTACTAGGCATCATCAAAATATTTCCCCAAAAGCTCAAAGAAATAAGGACAATTCAATAGTGATGATAAACCTAAGCTCAAGTAAAGAGGAGTTATATAGAAGACGAAATTACCATTCTTCACAATCCTCACAGTCTAGTGATCTCCCCTCATCCACTTCATCTTCACCTCCAAGGCATCATAACAGAAGCCCTGATCTTTCCCCAAAACATCAGTTTCATGCCTCAGAAAATGCAGATTTTTATTCAAGtatcagaaaagaaaaaagacctgaCAAGCATAGTCAACAGTCTTCACCATCATCATATTCCAGTGATGCCCCATCTTCTACTTCATCATCACCTCAAAGTCATTGCCAGAAGGATGCAGAAATTTCCAACAAAGCTCAAAGACAAAACGACAAGCAAACAGTAAACAGTGGATTCCCATCTAATACTAAAAAAGATGATTTGAATAAAAGGCTTAGCCAACAGTCTTCCCAGTCTAATGAGGTCACCTTCTCACCTCCTATGTCCCCAACAAAACGATTGCAGCATAAGCTAGAACGTGCAGACTTAACCAATTTTTCTAGATCGCCACATACAACGGACCCATCAATTCAAACATCTGGTTCAAAGACGGAATACAGGCAACAGACAAAACACCAACATCAGGACAAACCTAGGACATCTTCACACTCTAGAGAATTCAGCCCTACAGCTGCTAGAACGTCTCCCATCTCTAATAAAAGATTTCCAGCAAATCCCAGAGAGGATCAAACCTAA